One part of the Pseudemcibacter aquimaris genome encodes these proteins:
- a CDS encoding rhodanese-like domain-containing protein yields MSGQYKGDVSPAQAWDLLSSDENTVLVDVRTLAEWKCVGEPDLSSLSKNTIYIEWVSFPDRAPNAHFMSQLMQAVPNKDATVLFLCRTGVRSIAAAIAATEMGYENSYNILEGFEGDADQKGHRGRITGWQGRDLPWTH; encoded by the coding sequence ATGTCAGGACAATATAAAGGTGACGTGTCGCCAGCTCAGGCGTGGGACCTTCTATCAAGTGATGAAAATACCGTTCTGGTTGATGTAAGAACATTGGCAGAATGGAAATGTGTTGGTGAACCAGATCTATCATCACTTTCAAAAAATACAATTTATATTGAATGGGTCAGTTTCCCGGACCGTGCGCCAAATGCGCATTTTATGTCCCAGCTCATGCAGGCGGTGCCAAACAAGGATGCTACAGTTCTTTTCTTATGTCGTACGGGGGTGCGTTCAATCGCTGCAGCGATCGCAGCAACAGAAATGGGCTATGAGAACAGTTATAATATACTAGAAGGGTTTGAAGGGGACGCGGACCAGAAAGGCCACCGTGGACGCATTACAGGATGGCAGGGTCGTGATCTGCCATGGACGCATTAA